The genomic region CGAAGGAGAACGAGTAGATGTGCGACTCCAGATCGACCTCGGCACCGGGGTAGGTGTTGTGCCGCCACGTCCCCCCTAGGCCGATCGAACGCTCGAAGATCACGAAGTCGTCGATACCGCGCTTCTTGAGCGCCACCGCTGCCGCCAATCCACTGAACCCAGCGCCGATGACCGCCACCCGCGGCGCGTACCTCACATCTGTGCTCACACAGATCACCTACTTTCGATTGTCTTGTTCTCGGCATCACGGCCGCAGATCGTCTAACTGGACTCGAGGTCCGATATGCAGTTGGTTGAAGCAGGGGACGCATGTCGTCCCAGAGGGGTGGCGCACTACTTGAGTTGGGCGGACCATCCACCGTCGATCACGAGTTCGGCGGCGGTTATGAAGCTCGCCCCGGCGGAGAGCAGGAACCTGGTCGCCTCCGCAACATCGGCGGGGATTCCGAGTCGACCCAACGGTGTTCGACCCTCCATGTTGGTGCGCCGCTGCGGCGACTCGTCGTACAACGGGGCGATCATCGGGGTGAGGATCGCACCGGGGCAGACGACGTTGCATCGGATCCCCTCGGTCGCCAGCCGCAGGGCCATGGACCGTGACAGGGACACCAAGGCCGCCTTGCTCACCTGGTAGGCGTCCAGCGGTGAGTCCATACCCCGCAAACCGGCGATGCTGGCGACGTTGACGATGCTCTTGCCCTGCCCCCTCCTGAGGTATGGCAACGCTGCGGTGGTGACACGACGCACGGCATGCAGGTTGACCCCCAGCGTCTTGTCCCACACCTCGTCGTCGTGCTTGTCGAATATCGATCCATCACGTTCGAAGAACGCCAAGCCGGCCGCATTGACTAGGTAGTCCAGGCCACCGTCACCAACCTCGGCGATCAATGGATCGAAGCTCGCTGGGTCATCGAGTAGGTCCGTGGGAACATACGCCGTCCCCGCTGCGAGTTCCGGCGACGCCGACCCGCTCACGTCGGTGGCGATGACACGGACCCCGTCCGCGCGCAGCAGGTTGACGATGGCACCGCCGATCCCGCCGTTGGCTCCCGTAACCAGTGCCGTGCGCATCAGCTGCTCCCTCCCAGCGCCGCGGCCAATCGTTCGCCCGCAAACCGCATGGCGTCGGAGGCGGTGGGAAAGATCTGGTCGAGGCCGAAGAATCCGTGAATCATGCCCGGGTACTCACGACTGCTGACGGCAACGCCAGCGTCCTCCAGAGCCTCCGCCAGCTGCGTTCCTTGCGGTTTGATCGGATCGCACTCGGCGAGGATGACCGTGGTCTCGGGCAGTCCATGGAGCTCGGCCGTCAACACCGATACCCGGGGGTCCGCTGCATTCTCCGGCGAGGCGAAGTAGTTGCGTTGGTGCCAGAGCAATTCGTCGCGCTCGAGCATCACGCCCTCGTAGTCGTCGTCGAAGCCGATCGCGAGGTCGGCCGTCGACGCCGGATACACCAACAACTGGTGGCGCAGAGCCGGAGTGAGGTCCATGTCGCGGGCAAGAACTGCGGTGACACAGGCCAGGTTTCCACCGGCGCTGTCGCCGGCAACCGCCACCCGTCCGAGATCAACACCCAGACCGTCGAGCGCGGATCCGTTAATCGCCCAAAGCAACGCATCAAGGGCATCGTTCACCGCCGTGGGGAAGCGGTGCTCCGGCCCGCGGCGGTAGTCCACGGACAACACGGCCGATCCGGAGGAGTTGGCCAGCAGCCGCGTGGTGACGTCGTGCGAGTCGATGCTGCCCAGAAGCCAGCCGCCACCGTGGTAATAGAGAGTGAGCGGAACGTCGGACGATGCCGTCGGCAGATAGAGCCGACCGCGAATGCGTTCGCCGTCTTGCGTCGGAATCTCCACGTCCACCGTACGCGCTACGTCGGGCTTGGTCAGGCCGGCGAAGACCGCTTCGAAGTTGTCTCGCGCCGTTGGGATTGGCAACAGATGTGCGTTGGGCCTGCCCGACGTTCGGGCGTCGTCGAGCATCTTCTGCGCGATGGGGTCGATGGACATCAACGGTTCCTTTCGAGTCCTTGGAATGACGGGTGCTTGGGAGGTACTGCGGCAGAGGGATTCACGTCGTGGAGAACCCCCCGTCCACCCTCAGATCGGCACCGGTGATGAAGCTGGCCTGATCGCTGAGCAGGAACGCCACCGCGTTGGCGATATCGTCGGGTTCAGCCCACCAATCCAGGACCGTTCGCGCGGCCAGTTGAGCCGGCAGCGCAGAGGTGTCTCCGTGCTCCGCGGCCATGGGCGTGGCGACGAATCCGGGCGCAATGCTGTTGACCCGTGCATGGGGGCCCAGAGCCCTGGCGGCGGTACGCGTCAGCATGGCCAGCGCCGACTTCGACGCTGCATAGTGCGGATTGGGGTCGGGATTGGTCAGCGCGATCACCCGACTGGCCTCCATCGACGTGATGTTCACGATGGCTGCGGGTGTACCTGCGTCGAGAAGGTCTGCGCTTGCGTCGATTACGTTGTAGGCCCCGACCAGGTTGACTTCAAGGACCGAACGCCACTCCCCGAGCCCGACACCTCGAAAGCCGCTGTGGGCCGGGATACCTGCGCAGTTGACCACGTAGTTCAGGCGGCCGTCCGGAAACGTCTGGTGCAGTGCCTCACCAACTCGTTCTGTGTCGCGCACGTCCACTGCTCTGGGCACCAGCAGCCCGGCGTCGCGCGGGCCAGGTGGTCCCGGTTCCCGCAGATCCATTGCAAGCGTGCGAATTCCGGCCCCGACCAGTAGCCGGGCGATCGCCGCGCCGATACCCGAGGCCGCACCGGTGACCACCGCGCTCGTGCCGCCGAATGTCAGCGCCAGAGATCGGCTCATGTCGGTCATGACGCACCGTAGGCAGCCCGGTGCGCACTCAGCGCGTCGGCGAAGCACTCGCGGGGTGCCCGGATGACGCCGGCGCCGATCTGTCCGCCGTCGCGACCCGCCAATCCGACGTCCATCACCGGTAGGACCGCGGTCTCGAGGACCTTGCGGGCGTCGATACCCGTGGGCGTACCGCGGAAGCCGAAATGCGGTATCCGGTAGGTGCTGTTCTCTCCATGGGTGATGGCATACATCTCGAGGTTGCGCTCAATCATCACTTCTGGCGAACCGCCCTGATATTCCTGCAGCGACAGCGCGCAGGCCTGAGCGAAGCCGCCCAACCCGATGGTCTCGGTGATGGGCGATTCCCCACCCATCCACGTGATCTCGTCCTCGGTGTGACCGGCGAACAGCTTGCCCTGATGTATCGGGGGCGGCCCCTCGAACCAGGTCTCGCCCAGGCCCGCGAGCTTGATCGCGAACCCGCGGCACGAGAACGCCATCGCCGAGACCAGCGTGGAACCCGGCACCACCATCGCATCGGCGCAGGCCTTGGCGGCCGCCATCGACAGCCTCAAGAAGAAGTAGTCGTTCTCGGCCAGGTGCAGCATCGTCTCGCGCACACCCGCCACACCGTCCTCGACCATGTCCAGGACCGCGGGCAGGATCTCGCGGTTGAACAGAATCGAGGCTGCGGCGTTACGGCTGTGCACCTCATCGCCCATCCGCAGAGCCCGCGCGATCAGCGGTTTGAGCGCGATCCCCCCGCGGCGGCGGATCGCCTCTGCGACCACGGGCGCCAGCACAGAGTTCACATGCAGCAGACGTTCGTGCACACCCTCGTCGTAACAGCCATAGTTCAGCCGCCGCGGCTCCTTGCCCTCATAGAAGTTGCAGAAGCCCACGTTGCCGTGCGTGCGGTTGGCCACCACGAACACCGGCATGGACGCGGTGTAGATCCCGGCCAGCGATCCCACTGCGGCGTAGTCGTGGCACGCGCCCACCTCGATCTCGCCGCTGGCGAATCGGGCGATCGCGTCCTCGCGGTTGTCGGCCAACCCCTCGAACAGCGCCCCCCCGATGAGCGCCTCGCGCTGCCCGCCGGTGTAGTCGTGCCACGACATCGGCGCCCCCGAGGTGAGCACCAGATTGTCGCGGTACCCCGGCAGCACCTCGCGTGCCGGCCGCACGTCGATGACCCACGGGTCGGCGGCGTTGAGCCGGGCGAACGACTCGGCGTTGGCCTCGTCGACGGAGGTGAACTCGCGCAGCGCCGCACCGGCCTGCTCGGTGCTCACCACGCGACCACGCCCCCGTCGACCAGCAGGGTCTGGGCGGTGATGAACGACGCGCGCGGCGAGAGCAGGAACTCGACGGCCTCGGCGACCTCCTCGGGCTCACCGATGCGCTTGAGCATCGCGTAGCTGGCACTGAGCTCCTCACCGCCGGACACCCGCGCCATCGACGGGCTCATCGGTGCGCGGATGACGCCAGGGGCGACATTGTTGACCCGGATGCCACGCTCGGCGAGTTCCTCGGCCAGATACCGGGTGTAGGCCGCGATCCCGGCCTTGGTCGCGCCGTACACCGATGCACCCCGGAAGCGTCCGAAATGTCCAGTGAGACTGCCGATGTTGACGATAGCGCTGCCCTCGGTCAGCAGCGGTGCCACCGCGTCGGTGACGCGAGCCATCCCCGCAATGTTCACCTGAAACATCAACTCCAGCTTCGCCTCATCCAGCTCGCCCAGGAACGAATCACGCAGAATGCCAGCGCAGTTGACCAACCCGTACAGCGTCTCGCCGTCCTCGACCACCGACGCCACCGCGGCGGCCACGCTGTCGCGGTCACTCACATCCATCGCCACCGC from Mycolicibacterium sp. YH-1 harbors:
- a CDS encoding SDR family NAD(P)-dependent oxidoreductase, whose product is MRTALVTGANGGIGGAIVNLLRADGVRVIATDVSGSASPELAAGTAYVPTDLLDDPASFDPLIAEVGDGGLDYLVNAAGLAFFERDGSIFDKHDDEVWDKTLGVNLHAVRRVTTAALPYLRRGQGKSIVNVASIAGLRGMDSPLDAYQVSKAALVSLSRSMALRLATEGIRCNVVCPGAILTPMIAPLYDESPQRRTNMEGRTPLGRLGIPADVAEATRFLLSAGASFITAAELVIDGGWSAQLK
- a CDS encoding alpha/beta hydrolase, which produces MSIDPIAQKMLDDARTSGRPNAHLLPIPTARDNFEAVFAGLTKPDVARTVDVEIPTQDGERIRGRLYLPTASSDVPLTLYYHGGGWLLGSIDSHDVTTRLLANSSGSAVLSVDYRRGPEHRFPTAVNDALDALLWAINGSALDGLGVDLGRVAVAGDSAGGNLACVTAVLARDMDLTPALRHQLLVYPASTADLAIGFDDDYEGVMLERDELLWHQRNYFASPENAADPRVSVLTAELHGLPETTVILAECDPIKPQGTQLAEALEDAGVAVSSREYPGMIHGFFGLDQIFPTASDAMRFAGERLAAALGGSS
- a CDS encoding SDR family NAD(P)-dependent oxidoreductase, with amino-acid sequence MTDMSRSLALTFGGTSAVVTGAASGIGAAIARLLVGAGIRTLAMDLREPGPPGPRDAGLLVPRAVDVRDTERVGEALHQTFPDGRLNYVVNCAGIPAHSGFRGVGLGEWRSVLEVNLVGAYNVIDASADLLDAGTPAAIVNITSMEASRVIALTNPDPNPHYAASKSALAMLTRTAARALGPHARVNSIAPGFVATPMAAEHGDTSALPAQLAARTVLDWWAEPDDIANAVAFLLSDQASFITGADLRVDGGFSTT
- a CDS encoding DUF1116 domain-containing protein, with the translated sequence MSTEQAGAALREFTSVDEANAESFARLNAADPWVIDVRPAREVLPGYRDNLVLTSGAPMSWHDYTGGQREALIGGALFEGLADNREDAIARFASGEIEVGACHDYAAVGSLAGIYTASMPVFVVANRTHGNVGFCNFYEGKEPRRLNYGCYDEGVHERLLHVNSVLAPVVAEAIRRRGGIALKPLIARALRMGDEVHSRNAAASILFNREILPAVLDMVEDGVAGVRETMLHLAENDYFFLRLSMAAAKACADAMVVPGSTLVSAMAFSCRGFAIKLAGLGETWFEGPPPIHQGKLFAGHTEDEITWMGGESPITETIGLGGFAQACALSLQEYQGGSPEVMIERNLEMYAITHGENSTYRIPHFGFRGTPTGIDARKVLETAVLPVMDVGLAGRDGGQIGAGVIRAPRECFADALSAHRAAYGAS
- a CDS encoding SDR family NAD(P)-dependent oxidoreductase codes for the protein MRKRVIVTGGAGVIGQAICRRLLQSGYVPVAADVESVVSELDLEAARMEGALAVAMDVSDRDSVAAAVASVVEDGETLYGLVNCAGILRDSFLGELDEAKLELMFQVNIAGMARVTDAVAPLLTEGSAIVNIGSLTGHFGRFRGASVYGATKAGIAAYTRYLAEELAERGIRVNNVAPGVIRAPMSPSMARVSGGEELSASYAMLKRIGEPEEVAEAVEFLLSPRASFITAQTLLVDGGVVAW